A genomic stretch from Panthera uncia isolate 11264 chromosome E3, Puncia_PCG_1.0, whole genome shotgun sequence includes:
- the TMEM248 gene encoding transmembrane protein 248 isoform X1, which translates to MVSLPEEKCYSRNKKSVKLKEIEFLGLGVAAGRLVELIRIMFNINPLENLKLYISSRPPLVVFMISVSAMAIAFLTLGYFFKIKEIKSPEMAEDWNTFLLRFNDLDLCVSENETLKHLTNDTTAPESTMTSGQARASTQSPQALEDSGPVNISVAITLTLDPLKPFGGYSRNVTHLYSTILGHQIGLSGREAHEEINITFTLPTAWSSDDCALHGHCEQVVFTACMTLTANPGVFPVTVQPPHCVPDTYSNATLWYKIFTTARDANTKYAQDYNPFWCYKGAIGKVYHALNPKLTVIVPDDDRSLINLHLMHTSYFLFVMVITMFCYAVIKGRPSKLRQSNPDFCPEKVALADA; encoded by the exons GTGGAGCTGATCAGAATAATGTTCAACATCAACCCCCTGGAGAACCTGAAGCTGTACATCAGCAGCCGGCCTCCCCTTGTGGTCTTTATGATCAGTGTCAGCGCCATGGCAATAGCTTTCCTGACCTTGGGCTATTTCTTCAAAATCAAGGAGATTAAGTCACCGGAAATGGCAGAG GATTGGAACACGTTTCTGCTGCGGTTTAACGATTTGGACTTGTGTGTATCTGAGAATGAAACGTTAAAGCACCTCACAAATGACACCACGGCTCCGGAGAGCACAATGACCAGCGGGCAGGCCAGAGCGTCCACACAGTCCCCTCAGGCCCTGGAGGATTCAGGCCCAGTTAACATCTCAGTTGCGATCACCCTAACCCTGGACCCGCTGAAGCCCTTTGGAGGGTACTCCCGCAATGTCACCCATCTGTACTCGACCATTTTAGGGCATCAGATTGGACTTTCAG GCAGGGAAGCCCACGAGGAGATAAACATTACCTTTACCCTGCCTACAGCCTGGAGTTCGGACGACTGCGCCCTTCACGGTCACTGTGAGCAGGTGGTGTTCACAGCCTGCATGACCCTCACGGCCAACCCCGGCGTGTTCCCCGTCACCGT GCAGCCACCGCACTGTGTTCCTGACACATACAGCAATGCCACGCTCTGGTACAAGATCTTCACGACTGCCAGAGATGCCAACACAAAATACGCTCAAGATTACAATCCTTTCTGGTGTTACAAGGGGGCCATTGGAAAAGTCTATCATGCTTTAAATCCCAAGCTTACAGTTATTGTTCCGGAT GATGACCGTTCATTAATAAATTTGCATCTCATGCACACCAGTTACTTCCTCTTCGTGATGGTGATAACAATGTTTTGCTATGCGGTTATCAAAGGCAGACCCAGCAAATTGCGTCAGAGCAATCCTGACTTTTGTCCTGAGAAG GTGGCTTTGGCTGATGCCTAA
- the TMEM248 gene encoding transmembrane protein 248 isoform X2, translating into MFNINPLENLKLYISSRPPLVVFMISVSAMAIAFLTLGYFFKIKEIKSPEMAEDWNTFLLRFNDLDLCVSENETLKHLTNDTTAPESTMTSGQARASTQSPQALEDSGPVNISVAITLTLDPLKPFGGYSRNVTHLYSTILGHQIGLSGREAHEEINITFTLPTAWSSDDCALHGHCEQVVFTACMTLTANPGVFPVTVQPPHCVPDTYSNATLWYKIFTTARDANTKYAQDYNPFWCYKGAIGKVYHALNPKLTVIVPDDDRSLINLHLMHTSYFLFVMVITMFCYAVIKGRPSKLRQSNPDFCPEKVALADA; encoded by the exons ATGTTCAACATCAACCCCCTGGAGAACCTGAAGCTGTACATCAGCAGCCGGCCTCCCCTTGTGGTCTTTATGATCAGTGTCAGCGCCATGGCAATAGCTTTCCTGACCTTGGGCTATTTCTTCAAAATCAAGGAGATTAAGTCACCGGAAATGGCAGAG GATTGGAACACGTTTCTGCTGCGGTTTAACGATTTGGACTTGTGTGTATCTGAGAATGAAACGTTAAAGCACCTCACAAATGACACCACGGCTCCGGAGAGCACAATGACCAGCGGGCAGGCCAGAGCGTCCACACAGTCCCCTCAGGCCCTGGAGGATTCAGGCCCAGTTAACATCTCAGTTGCGATCACCCTAACCCTGGACCCGCTGAAGCCCTTTGGAGGGTACTCCCGCAATGTCACCCATCTGTACTCGACCATTTTAGGGCATCAGATTGGACTTTCAG GCAGGGAAGCCCACGAGGAGATAAACATTACCTTTACCCTGCCTACAGCCTGGAGTTCGGACGACTGCGCCCTTCACGGTCACTGTGAGCAGGTGGTGTTCACAGCCTGCATGACCCTCACGGCCAACCCCGGCGTGTTCCCCGTCACCGT GCAGCCACCGCACTGTGTTCCTGACACATACAGCAATGCCACGCTCTGGTACAAGATCTTCACGACTGCCAGAGATGCCAACACAAAATACGCTCAAGATTACAATCCTTTCTGGTGTTACAAGGGGGCCATTGGAAAAGTCTATCATGCTTTAAATCCCAAGCTTACAGTTATTGTTCCGGAT GATGACCGTTCATTAATAAATTTGCATCTCATGCACACCAGTTACTTCCTCTTCGTGATGGTGATAACAATGTTTTGCTATGCGGTTATCAAAGGCAGACCCAGCAAATTGCGTCAGAGCAATCCTGACTTTTGTCCTGAGAAG GTGGCTTTGGCTGATGCCTAA